From one Dermacentor variabilis isolate Ectoservices chromosome 3, ASM5094787v1, whole genome shotgun sequence genomic stretch:
- the LOC142573802 gene encoding uncharacterized protein LOC142573802, whose protein sequence is MANKPATVIPGLQQPPPLDFDKTSEWPAWIDHFDDYRFATALNERSGEAQVRTLLYTMGRQAREVFATFELTDDEAKSYDVVKQRFDSHFVKERNIVYESACFHRRQQRPEESVDQFATALHVLADRCDFGDMKKRLIRDRFVVGLRDMQLSEALQMDPQLTLATALAKARLKETVRQQQQSLRPEGAHIGSPPELQDQGAIVDAVGHQKRPQHKEGRCPYCVGDAHPRSTCPAKASKCHYCGNKGHFAKACLKKVGSAQRKVRVSAVEHGTGETFIGAIDAAGKARYVHVLINSVPIFAKVDSGAEVSVLPSTFPGLPTHLDNSDEVLQGAGGNKLNVLGKFVAEISLYHAISFTPESTETSFK, encoded by the coding sequence ATGGCAAACAAGCCCGCAACGGTAATCCCCGGGCTCCAGCAGCCACCACCGCTGGACTTTGACAAAACGTCAGAGTGGCCGGCGTGGATCGACCACTTCGATGACTACCGCTTCGCCACAGCTCTCAACGAACGTTCGGGAGAGGCCCAGGTGCGCACGCTACTTTACACAATGGGACGCCAAGCCCGCGAAGTCTTTGCTACATTTGAGCTGACCGACGATGAAGCAAAAAGTTACGATGTCGTCAAGCAGAGGTTCGATAGTCATTTCGTCAAAGAGCGGAACATTGTTTATGAAAGTGCCTGCTTTCACAGACGCCAGCAACGACCAGAAGAGTCGGTGGATCAGTTCGCAACCGCACTTCACGTGCTGGCAGACCGCTGCGACTTTGGGGATATGAAGAAGAGACTCATCCGGGACAGGTTTGTCGTCGGGCTCCGGGACATGCAACTATCCGAGGCCTTGCAGATGGATCCGCAGCTGACATTGGCTACGGCGCTGGCCAAGGCTCGCCTCAAGGAAACcgtgcgtcagcagcagcagagccTTCGACCGGAGGGTGCCCACATCGGGAGCCCCCCAGAACTTCAGGACCAAGGTGCCATCGTGGACGCCGTAGGCCACCAGAAACGCCCGCAGCACAAAGAGGGACGGTGCCCCTACTGCGTCGGCGACGCGCACCCGAGGTCGACGTGCCCAGCCAAAGCTTCCAAGTGCCACTACTGTGGTAACAAAGGACATTTTGCGAAAGCCTGCCTTAAGAAAGTTGGGTCAGCGCAAAGAAAGGTACGCGTCTCGGCTGTCGAACATGGTACCGGGGAAACTTTCATTGGCGCGATTGACGCGGCCGGGAAAGCGCGCTATGTGCATGTTCTGATAAACTCTGTGCCTATCTTTGCTAAAGTTGATTCGGGTGCAGAAGTGTCGGTTCTGCCTTCTACATTTCCAGGATTGCCCACCCACCTGGATAACTCAGACGAGGTGCTACAGGGGGCTGGCGGGAACAAGCTCAATGTTCTAGGCAAATTTGTCGCAGAGATT